One genomic region from Haladaptatus caseinilyticus encodes:
- a CDS encoding phospholipase D-like domain-containing protein produces the protein MNEQLVDTCSDIVQEALYVNDEYYTDYSSEVPLDFKDSVIFYALNKVESKSVREYICQYDSDQFWNWDEITDEVHRVWYAFKLLDEFDIDGWQESKWVNEIIQWFKDQQTMRGEFNWVEGEDHTGPLSLFVVARPNSQRTLQAIEYFLNNPPTLYPAYNLPIGISAVCDYDYYTYRERISELADDLVNLQNDKGYFENSPGSTPKQGYTPKVSSFAISALSKVSGYEENIERAASWLINQYSESNRSAKRMSAYVLNGLLQTSKGPKVSQSMHQWESELAQQRLEKVSSSFLETSPPIKSGTHINTIRTEIERLIQKTEQVLKISSPYVDMLHEDIIDLSEENKNLSIKIISKPKGDVSGHRARLAKSAIEQLNRASNRHVRTNHLLHSRMILSDKNSLLLSSADLTRDQLMDEFNAGLLTQDKKAIEAADRYFDQIWAVSDDL, from the coding sequence ATGAATGAGCAACTAGTCGACACCTGCTCTGATATCGTTCAAGAAGCATTGTATGTAAATGACGAATACTATACCGATTACTCTTCGGAGGTTCCTTTAGATTTCAAAGATAGCGTCATTTTCTACGCGTTAAATAAAGTCGAATCTAAATCAGTTAGAGAATATATTTGTCAATATGATTCTGATCAATTTTGGAATTGGGATGAAATCACAGATGAAGTTCATAGGGTATGGTATGCCTTTAAGCTACTAGATGAGTTTGATATCGATGGTTGGCAAGAAAGCAAATGGGTAAACGAAATTATCCAGTGGTTTAAAGACCAACAGACAATGCGAGGAGAATTCAATTGGGTTGAAGGGGAAGATCATACAGGCCCGTTGAGTCTATTTGTGGTTGCAAGGCCAAATTCTCAACGAACTCTGCAAGCAATCGAATATTTTCTTAATAATCCCCCAACTCTTTATCCTGCCTACAATTTGCCAATCGGAATTTCAGCCGTTTGTGACTACGATTACTACACATATCGCGAGAGGATTAGTGAGCTAGCAGATGATCTAGTAAATCTCCAGAATGACAAAGGTTACTTTGAAAATAGCCCGGGATCTACACCCAAACAAGGCTATACACCAAAAGTTTCCTCGTTTGCTATTAGTGCATTGTCAAAGGTCTCTGGATATGAAGAAAATATAGAAAGAGCTGCATCCTGGTTAATTAATCAATATTCAGAATCAAATCGTTCTGCTAAAAGAATGTCTGCATACGTCCTCAATGGCTTGTTACAAACTTCGAAGGGACCAAAGGTATCTCAGTCAATGCATCAGTGGGAAAGTGAACTAGCACAACAACGTTTAGAAAAGGTCAGCTCGTCATTTTTAGAAACTTCTCCTCCTATCAAGAGTGGAACTCACATCAACACAATTCGAACTGAAATTGAGAGATTAATCCAAAAAACTGAGCAGGTATTAAAAATATCTTCACCATATGTTGATATGCTCCACGAAGATATAATAGATTTATCAGAAGAAAATAAAAATTTGTCCATCAAAATAATTTCCAAACCAAAAGGTGATGTAAGTGGTCACAGGGCCAGGTTGGCAAAAAGCGCAATAGAACAATTAAACAGAGCTAGTAACCGACACGTCCGAACAAACCATCTACTACATTCGAGAATGATTCTTTCTGATAAGAATTCGTTACTACTTTCTTCAGCTGATCTTACAAGGGATCAACTAATGGACGAATTTAACGCTGGTTTATTGACACAGGATAAAAAGGCGATCGAGGCTGCAGATAGATACTTCGATCAGATTTGGGCAGTTTCCGATGATCTTTAG
- a CDS encoding helix-turn-helix domain-containing protein: MANEENFDELHWEIIEILREGRGTPSYLATKTGESRQLISKRLRDLQMADVVKQIHRGLYELVPEEVPKRNKN, from the coding sequence ATGGCAAACGAAGAAAATTTCGACGAACTCCATTGGGAGATTATCGAGATTCTTCGCGAGGGCCGTGGTACTCCAAGTTATCTCGCGACTAAAACCGGCGAGAGTCGACAACTCATCTCAAAACGGCTTCGTGATCTCCAAATGGCTGATGTTGTTAAGCAAATTCATCGTGGATTGTATGAACTTGTTCCTGAGGAAGTGCCTAAGAGAAATAAAAACTAA
- a CDS encoding ubiquitin family protein: MSTHEHSIIPKPLNPRDADSLVQQLSPSDRVRITTTELPRTILTVREVHPITSQIPQLVLTAPPMTTTAQDDIQQATFHCTTSHADSPMTVLEYTHTATDTTPRCIGSLTTIAHFPRLSTPTEDTAATAEVAANE, from the coding sequence GTGAGTACCCACGAGCATTCGATCATCCCCAAACCACTGAATCCTCGCGATGCCGATTCACTCGTCCAGCAACTCTCTCCTAGTGATCGCGTTCGCATCACCACGACTGAGTTGCCACGGACGATTCTGACGGTAAGAGAAGTACACCCCATCACGAGTCAGATACCACAGCTTGTCCTAACGGCCCCACCGATGACGACGACGGCACAGGACGATATTCAGCAAGCCACCTTCCACTGCACGACTAGCCACGCCGATTCGCCAATGACTGTTCTCGAGTACACCCACACCGCTACTGACACGACTCCCCGCTGTATTGGTTCGCTCACTACCATCGCACACTTCCCACGGCTCTCGACGCCGACAGAGGACACCGCGGCCACAGCGGAGGTGGCTGCCAATGAGTAA
- a CDS encoding DUF4129 domain-containing protein: MIVNDAPLTNDVYRAWRSMITSLGSPWENQETPAELEQRAITARLPEAPVHELTELFRSVRYGG; encoded by the coding sequence ATGATAGTCAACGATGCACCACTGACGAACGACGTGTATCGAGCGTGGCGATCCATGATCACGTCTCTCGGCTCACCGTGGGAAAATCAAGAAACACCCGCAGAACTCGAACAACGCGCAATTACAGCACGTCTCCCGGAAGCACCGGTACACGAGTTAACCGAGTTGTTCCGCTCGGTTCGGTATGGTGGATGA